Proteins encoded in a region of the Zea mays cultivar B73 chromosome 4, Zm-B73-REFERENCE-NAM-5.0, whole genome shotgun sequence genome:
- the LOC100284310 gene encoding RALFL33 precursor: MPATTKPILLPRAWAAAPLLLLLLLVLHGRGGHCVGMEAAELEMDSEAHRRLLWEATTGRRYISYDALRGDVVPCSRTGVPYYNCRISTTANPYTRGCESITRCRDADP, from the coding sequence ATGCCGGCAACCACCAAGCCGATCTTGCTCCCAAGGGCGTGGGCAGCAGCGCCactcctcctcctgctgctgctcGTCCTGCACGGGAGAGGAGGCCACTGCGTCGGCATGGAGGCGGCGGAGCTGGAGATGGACTCGGAGGCGCACCGGCGGCTGCTGTGGGAGGCGACCACGGGGCGGAGGTACATCAGCTACGACGCCCTGCGGGGCGACGTGGTGCCGTGCTCCAGGACCGGGGTGCCCTACTACAACTGCCGGATCTCGACCACCGCCAACCCCTACACCCGGGGCTGCGAGAGCATCACCAGGTGCAGGGACGCGGATCCCTAG